In Agromyces sp. G08B096, a genomic segment contains:
- a CDS encoding MFS transporter produces the protein MTEAPSSPPVQSRTEVAAGVFSSPHRWLSLGMFALIFLAAFESLAVTTVMPLVADDLDGWSLFAVAFAMPLASGVVGMVIAGNWADRSGPFAPLVASAGVWLVGVLIAGTAVTMEMLVVGRFVHGLGGAAVTVPLYVIVARVYPERLRAKVFAGFAAAWVIPSIVGPALAGLIAEATSWHWVFLGVIVLVLPVAAMVVPPLVRARDRLAGDPSVPWSGSRLAWSALAAVAALALGLAKEFPDPWRAVVAIGAIALIVVAVRPLLPAGTLVGRRGMPATVLVRAVVAAAFFATEVYLPAMFREEYGMSPSLAGAVLTGAGISWAFASWLQGRLIDRVSNTAAVRIGSAALVVALAVVLAVAVLHWHPALAFAAWTLAGAGMGFMYPRFSVAVLELSPQQAQGFNSAALTIGESLGASTSIAITALVASVLAAGGYTTEFAVTVVIALAAVLLAPRVRPAVEAA, from the coding sequence GTGACCGAAGCTCCCTCCAGCCCGCCCGTCCAGTCGCGCACCGAGGTCGCTGCGGGGGTGTTCTCCTCGCCGCATCGCTGGCTCAGCCTGGGCATGTTCGCCCTCATCTTCCTGGCGGCGTTCGAATCGCTCGCCGTGACGACGGTGATGCCGCTCGTGGCCGACGACCTCGACGGCTGGTCGCTGTTCGCCGTCGCCTTCGCGATGCCGCTGGCCTCCGGCGTCGTCGGCATGGTCATCGCCGGCAACTGGGCCGACCGCAGCGGACCCTTCGCGCCGCTCGTCGCCTCCGCCGGCGTGTGGCTCGTCGGCGTCCTCATCGCCGGCACCGCGGTCACGATGGAGATGCTCGTCGTCGGTCGCTTCGTGCACGGCCTCGGCGGGGCCGCCGTCACCGTGCCGCTCTATGTCATCGTCGCCCGGGTCTACCCCGAGCGGCTGCGGGCCAAGGTGTTCGCCGGCTTCGCCGCGGCGTGGGTGATCCCCTCGATCGTGGGGCCCGCGCTCGCGGGGCTCATCGCGGAGGCGACGAGCTGGCACTGGGTGTTCCTCGGCGTCATCGTGCTCGTGCTGCCGGTCGCCGCGATGGTCGTGCCGCCGCTCGTCCGAGCGCGTGATCGCCTCGCCGGCGACCCGTCGGTGCCGTGGAGCGGGAGCCGGCTCGCGTGGTCGGCGCTCGCGGCGGTCGCAGCGCTCGCGCTGGGGCTCGCGAAGGAGTTCCCCGACCCGTGGCGCGCGGTCGTCGCGATCGGGGCGATCGCGCTCATCGTCGTCGCGGTGCGCCCGCTGCTGCCCGCAGGCACCCTCGTCGGCCGTCGCGGCATGCCGGCCACGGTGCTCGTGCGCGCCGTCGTCGCGGCGGCGTTCTTCGCCACCGAGGTGTATCTGCCGGCCATGTTCCGCGAGGAGTACGGGATGTCGCCGAGCCTCGCGGGCGCCGTGCTCACGGGTGCGGGCATCAGCTGGGCGTTCGCCTCATGGCTGCAGGGCCGGCTCATCGACCGGGTCTCCAACACCGCGGCGGTGCGCATCGGCAGCGCGGCGCTCGTGGTCGCGCTCGCGGTGGTGCTCGCGGTGGCGGTGCTGCACTGGCATCCCGCGCTCGCGTTCGCCGCGTGGACCCTCGCCGGAGCCGGCATGGGATTCATGTACCCGCGGTTCTCGGTGGCCGTGCTGGAGCTCTCGCCGCAGCAGGCGCAGGGGTTCAACTCGGCCGCGCTCACGATCGGGGAGTCGCTCGGCGCCTCGACGTCGATCGCGATCACCGCGCTCGTGGCCAGCGTCCTCGCCGCGGGCGGCTACACGACGGAGTTCGCCGTGACCGTGGTCATCGCCCTCGCGGCGGTGCTGCTGGCCCCTCGGGTGCGGCCGGCGGTCGAGGCGGCGTAA
- the mmsA gene encoding multiple monosaccharide ABC transporter ATP-binding protein, which yields MTTNILEMRGITKTFPGVKALSNVHLEVQRGEVHAICGENGAGKSTLMKVLSGVYPHGTYDGDIVFENEVVEFKDLGDSEAKGIVIIHQELALSPYLSIAENIFLNNEQTGRGGLIDWNKTNFEASKLLARVGLRENPTTKIMDIGVGKQQLVEIAKALSKEVKLLILDEPTAALNDEDSDHLLDLILHLKGQGITSIIISHKLNEIKKVADSVTVIRDGKTIETIAKSEVTEDRIIKDMVGRDLEHRYPDHTPHLGEELLRVEDWTAHHPQDTSRVVVDNVNLHVRAGEIVGIAGLMGAGRTEFAMSLFGHSYGSKISGKVFLRGQEIKTRTVSEAIENGLAYATEDRKTYGLNLIEDIKRNISMASLKKLEKGGLVHDNEEYKVATEFKRSMNIKAPNVLVKTGKLSGGNQQKVVLSKWIYSDPDVLILDEPTRGIDVGAKYEIYTIINRLAAEGKGIIVISSELPELLGICDRVYALSEGRITGELPIEEATPEAMLKLMTMEKPR from the coding sequence ATGACCACCAACATTCTCGAGATGCGCGGCATCACGAAGACCTTCCCCGGTGTGAAGGCGCTCTCGAACGTCCACCTTGAGGTGCAGCGCGGCGAAGTGCACGCCATCTGCGGCGAGAACGGCGCGGGCAAGTCCACCCTCATGAAGGTGCTGTCGGGCGTCTACCCCCACGGCACCTACGACGGCGACATCGTCTTCGAGAACGAGGTCGTGGAGTTCAAGGACCTCGGCGACTCCGAGGCCAAGGGCATCGTGATCATCCACCAGGAGCTCGCGCTCAGCCCCTACCTCTCGATCGCCGAGAACATCTTCCTGAACAACGAGCAGACCGGTCGCGGCGGCCTCATCGACTGGAACAAGACCAACTTCGAGGCATCCAAGCTGCTCGCCCGGGTCGGGCTCCGCGAGAACCCGACCACCAAGATCATGGACATCGGCGTCGGCAAGCAGCAGCTCGTCGAGATCGCCAAGGCCCTGTCGAAGGAGGTCAAGCTCCTCATCCTCGACGAGCCCACGGCCGCCCTCAACGACGAGGACTCCGACCACCTGCTCGACCTGATCCTGCACCTGAAGGGGCAGGGCATCACGTCGATCATCATCAGCCACAAGCTGAACGAGATCAAGAAGGTCGCCGACTCGGTCACCGTCATCCGCGACGGCAAGACGATCGAGACGATCGCGAAGTCCGAGGTCACGGAAGACCGCATCATCAAGGACATGGTGGGCCGCGACCTCGAGCACCGCTACCCCGACCACACGCCCCACCTCGGCGAGGAGCTGCTGCGCGTCGAGGACTGGACCGCGCACCACCCGCAGGACACCTCGCGCGTCGTCGTCGACAACGTCAACCTGCACGTGCGCGCTGGCGAGATCGTCGGCATCGCCGGCCTCATGGGCGCCGGGCGCACCGAGTTCGCGATGAGCCTCTTCGGCCACTCCTACGGGTCGAAGATCTCGGGCAAGGTGTTCCTCCGCGGTCAGGAGATCAAAACCCGCACCGTGTCCGAGGCGATCGAGAACGGCCTCGCGTACGCCACCGAGGATCGCAAGACCTACGGGCTCAACCTCATCGAGGACATCAAGCGGAACATCTCGATGGCGTCGCTGAAGAAGCTCGAGAAGGGCGGCCTCGTCCACGACAACGAGGAGTACAAGGTCGCCACCGAGTTCAAGCGCTCGATGAACATCAAGGCGCCGAACGTGCTGGTGAAGACGGGCAAGCTCTCGGGCGGCAACCAGCAGAAGGTCGTGCTGTCGAAGTGGATCTACTCCGACCCCGACGTGCTCATCCTCGACGAGCCGACGCGCGGCATCGACGTCGGCGCGAAGTACGAGATCTACACGATCATCAACCGCCTCGCGGCCGAGGGGAAGGGCATCATCGTCATCTCCTCCGAGCTGCCCGAGCTGCTCGGCATCTGCGACCGCGTGTACGCCCTCTCCGAGGGCCGCATCACGGGGGAGCTTCCGATCGAGGAGGCCACGCCCGAGGCGATGCTCAAGCTCATGACCATGGAAAAGCCCCGCTGA
- a CDS encoding cyclase family protein, giving the protein MTDYRAVFDADIAFVNGGGLQTEGFRLDLPGHGLSEREIGELLVRHLGLAMVGTVTLTNLEIVEEAHKGSRGVSADARSGEGEAARRIEFVDLSHPIRAGLVTYPGLPAPTITPHLTREASREKYAPGTEFAMDVITMIGNTGTYLDSPYHRYADGGDLASLRLETLVGLPAEVFHLTDATGRGIPAEVFYDRDLAGAAVLLHTGWSSRFGTPAYADGAPFLTEAGARHLVAAGAVLVGIDSLNIDDVESGGQRPAHSILLEAGVHVVEHLTALDRLPPRGARFTAVPPRVEDFGTFPVRAFAEVPAAAG; this is encoded by the coding sequence GTGACCGACTACCGCGCCGTCTTCGACGCCGACATCGCCTTCGTGAACGGCGGCGGCCTGCAGACCGAGGGATTCCGCCTCGACCTGCCCGGGCACGGGCTCTCGGAGCGCGAGATCGGCGAGCTGCTGGTGCGCCATCTCGGCCTCGCCATGGTCGGCACCGTGACGCTCACGAACCTCGAGATCGTCGAGGAGGCGCACAAGGGCTCTCGCGGCGTCTCGGCCGACGCCCGGTCGGGCGAGGGGGAGGCCGCCCGCCGCATCGAGTTCGTCGACCTCAGCCACCCCATCCGCGCGGGCCTCGTGACGTATCCCGGCCTGCCCGCGCCCACGATCACCCCGCACCTCACGCGCGAGGCCTCGCGCGAGAAGTACGCCCCGGGCACCGAGTTCGCGATGGACGTCATCACGATGATCGGCAACACCGGCACCTACCTCGACAGCCCCTACCACCGGTACGCCGACGGCGGCGACCTCGCCTCGCTCCGCCTCGAGACCCTCGTCGGGCTCCCGGCCGAGGTGTTCCATCTGACGGATGCCACGGGGCGGGGCATCCCGGCCGAGGTCTTCTACGACCGCGACCTCGCGGGCGCCGCGGTGCTGCTGCACACGGGGTGGAGCAGCCGGTTCGGCACCCCGGCTTATGCCGACGGGGCGCCGTTCTTGACGGAGGCCGGCGCCAGGCACCTCGTGGCCGCGGGTGCGGTCCTCGTCGGCATCGACTCCCTGAACATCGACGACGTGGAGTCGGGCGGGCAGCGGCCGGCGCACTCGATCCTGCTCGAGGCGGGCGTCCACGTGGTCGAGCACCTGACGGCGCTCGACCGGCTGCCACCGCGCGGCGCCCGGTTCACCGCGGTGCCGCCGCGCGTCGAAGACTTCGGCACGTTCCCGGTCCGGGCGTTCGCCGAGGTGCCGGCCGCCGCGGGCTGA
- the chvE gene encoding multiple monosaccharide ABC transporter substrate-binding protein: MLALAACSGGGNGGGEGGGDGGLIGVAMPTKSSERWIQDGDAVKEQLEEQGFKVDLQYAEDDIPTQVSQIENMITKGAEALIIASIDGTTLSEVLQTAADADIPVIAYDRLIRDSENVDYYATFDNFKVGEQQAWSVLNGLGLTDLEGNPTDGAPAGPFNIELFAGSLDDNNAFFFFDGAMSVLQPYIDEGTLVVKSGQTDIEQVATLRWDGETAQSRMEDILTADYSDGSKVNAVLSPYDGISRGIISALTDAGYTVGDGWPIISGQDAELDSVKAINSGEQYATIFKDTRELASVAVDMATALLNGEEPEVNDTETYDNGVKVVPSYLLDPVIVVKDNITEVLVDSGYWTQEEIDG; the protein is encoded by the coding sequence ATGCTCGCGCTCGCCGCGTGCTCGGGCGGCGGCAACGGCGGCGGCGAGGGCGGCGGCGACGGCGGCCTCATCGGCGTCGCGATGCCCACCAAGAGCTCGGAGCGCTGGATCCAGGACGGCGACGCCGTCAAGGAGCAGCTCGAGGAGCAGGGCTTCAAGGTCGACCTGCAGTACGCCGAGGACGACATCCCCACCCAGGTCTCGCAGATCGAGAACATGATCACCAAGGGCGCCGAGGCGCTGATCATCGCCTCGATCGACGGCACCACGCTGTCGGAGGTGCTGCAGACCGCGGCCGACGCCGACATCCCCGTCATCGCCTACGACCGCCTCATCCGCGACTCGGAGAACGTCGACTACTACGCCACCTTCGACAACTTCAAGGTCGGCGAGCAGCAGGCGTGGTCGGTGCTGAACGGCCTCGGCCTCACCGACCTCGAGGGCAACCCGACCGACGGCGCGCCCGCCGGCCCGTTCAACATCGAGCTGTTCGCCGGTTCGCTGGACGACAACAACGCCTTCTTCTTCTTCGACGGCGCCATGAGCGTGCTCCAGCCGTACATCGACGAGGGCACCCTCGTCGTGAAGTCGGGCCAGACCGACATCGAGCAGGTCGCCACGCTCCGCTGGGACGGCGAGACCGCCCAGAGCCGCATGGAGGACATCCTCACCGCGGACTACTCCGACGGCTCGAAGGTGAACGCGGTGCTCTCGCCCTACGACGGCATCTCGCGCGGCATCATCTCCGCCCTGACCGACGCCGGCTACACCGTCGGCGACGGCTGGCCGATCATCTCCGGCCAGGACGCCGAGCTCGACTCGGTCAAGGCGATCAACAGCGGCGAGCAGTACGCGACCATCTTCAAGGACACGCGTGAGCTCGCCTCGGTGGCCGTCGACATGGCGACCGCCCTGCTGAACGGCGAGGAGCCCGAGGTCAACGACACCGAGACGTACGACAACGGCGTGAAGGTCGTGCCGTCGTACCTCCTCGACCCGGTGATCGTGGTCAAGGACAACATCACCGAGGTCCTGGTCGACAGCGGCTACTGGACCCAGGAAGAGATCGACGGCTAG
- a CDS encoding LacI family DNA-binding transcriptional regulator has protein sequence MTAEPQRGRAPSIRDVARLAGVSHQTVSRVLNHHPSIRPETKQRVLDVMAELQYKPNRAARALVTSRSRTIGILSSSLTSTQYGPASSIAAIESAAREAGYWVSTANIEATDEASIADGAAHLAAQGIEGLVVIAPQVRVFDTLAQLSIDVPYVTLQSTGRDPDHALSVDQIAGARLATRHLIELGHRNIYHLTGPQDWIEAEARMRGFLEEMSAQDVPTTAPILGDWTADFGYHAGRELLTVRDFTAIFASNDQMALGLMHAIRDAGLEIPRDVSIVGFDDIPEAAHFWPPLTTVRQDFAELGRRCVSLLLGATGESAGTAGGGGDAGAEPPAPITIVPELIVRGSTGAPAF, from the coding sequence GTGACAGCAGAGCCGCAGCGGGGCCGGGCCCCCAGCATCCGGGATGTCGCGCGCCTCGCCGGCGTCTCGCACCAGACCGTCTCGCGCGTGCTGAACCACCACCCGAGCATCCGGCCCGAGACCAAGCAGCGCGTGCTCGACGTCATGGCCGAGCTGCAGTACAAGCCGAACCGGGCGGCCCGCGCGCTCGTCACGAGCCGCTCACGGACGATCGGCATCCTGTCGTCCTCGCTCACCAGCACCCAGTACGGGCCGGCCTCGAGCATCGCCGCCATCGAATCGGCCGCGCGCGAGGCGGGCTACTGGGTGAGCACGGCGAACATCGAGGCCACCGACGAGGCGTCCATCGCCGACGGCGCCGCCCATCTCGCGGCCCAGGGCATCGAAGGGCTCGTCGTCATCGCGCCGCAGGTGCGGGTGTTCGACACGCTCGCCCAGCTCTCGATCGATGTGCCGTACGTGACGCTGCAGTCCACCGGCCGGGACCCCGATCACGCGCTCTCGGTCGACCAGATCGCCGGCGCCCGGCTCGCGACCCGGCACCTCATCGAGCTCGGCCACCGCAACATCTACCACCTCACCGGCCCGCAGGACTGGATCGAGGCTGAGGCGCGCATGCGCGGATTCCTCGAGGAGATGAGCGCGCAGGACGTGCCGACGACCGCGCCGATCCTCGGCGACTGGACGGCCGACTTCGGCTACCACGCGGGCCGCGAGCTGCTGACGGTACGCGACTTCACCGCGATCTTCGCCTCGAACGACCAGATGGCGCTCGGGCTCATGCACGCGATCCGCGACGCCGGGCTCGAGATCCCGCGGGACGTGTCGATCGTCGGCTTCGACGACATCCCGGAGGCGGCGCACTTCTGGCCGCCGCTCACGACCGTGCGACAGGACTTCGCCGAGCTCGGGCGCCGCTGCGTCTCGCTGCTGCTGGGCGCGACGGGTGAGAGCGCCGGCACCGCCGGCGGTGGCGGGGATGCCGGGGCCGAGCCCCCGGCACCGATCACGATCGTGCCGGAGCTCATCGTGCGCGGATCCACCGGCGCGCCCGCGTTCTAG
- a CDS encoding L-ribulose-5-phosphate 4-epimerase gives MSTFGPQIEVAIARVRAEVARLHGELTRYGLVVWTGGNVSGRVPGAELFVIKPSGVSYDELAPENMILCDLDGNVVEGTPGAERSPSSDTAAHAYVYRNMPEVGGVVHTHSTYATAWAARGEEIPCVITAMADEFGGPIPVGPFAIIGDDSIGRGIVETLRGHRSRAVLMQNHGPFTIGASAKDAVKAAVMVEDVARTVHLAREAGPLIPIPQDSIDRLYDRYQNVYGQAGDARRATAGATGAAPT, from the coding sequence ATGAGCACGTTCGGGCCGCAGATCGAGGTCGCCATCGCGCGTGTCCGCGCCGAGGTCGCCCGGCTGCATGGGGAGTTGACGCGGTATGGCCTGGTGGTGTGGACGGGTGGGAACGTGTCGGGTCGGGTGCCTGGTGCGGAGTTGTTCGTGATCAAGCCGTCTGGTGTGTCGTATGACGAGTTGGCGCCGGAGAACATGATCTTGTGCGATCTGGACGGGAACGTGGTCGAGGGCACGCCTGGGGCTGAGCGGTCGCCGTCGAGTGATACGGCGGCGCATGCGTATGTGTATCGGAACATGCCCGAGGTGGGGGGTGTGGTGCATACGCATTCGACGTATGCGACGGCGTGGGCGGCGCGGGGTGAGGAGATCCCGTGTGTGATCACGGCGATGGCGGATGAGTTCGGGGGTCCGATTCCGGTGGGGCCGTTCGCGATCATCGGTGATGATTCGATCGGTCGGGGGATCGTGGAGACGTTGCGGGGGCATCGGTCGCGGGCGGTGTTGATGCAGAATCACGGGCCGTTCACGATCGGGGCGAGTGCGAAGGATGCGGTCAAGGCTGCGGTGATGGTCGAGGATGTCGCGCGGACGGTGCATCTGGCGCGTGAGGCGGGGCCGTTGATCCCGATTCCGCAGGACTCGATCGATCGGTTGTACGACCGGTACCAGAACGTCTACGGCCAGGCCGGAGACGCACGACGGGCCACCGCCGGAGCCACCGGCGCGGCCCCCACATGA
- a CDS encoding aldo/keto reductase has translation MTVPEYALRDGNRIPALGLGTYGLNEQPGVEAILSAIDDGYRLLDTAYNYGNEDVVGEAIARTPVDRSDLVITTKLPGRQHGYDEALASFEESRRRLGLEWVDLYLIHWPNPSVDKYVETWRAMITLREKGLVRSIGVSNFTEGMLERLERETGLMPVVNQVELHPYFPQAALRAFHDEHGIRTESWSPLAKRSELLGEPVITELAARYGVTPAQIVLRWHVELEAIPIPKSADPERRKANLDVFGFGLQPEEVEAISALERGRLWGGDPETHEEM, from the coding sequence ATGACCGTTCCCGAGTATGCGCTTCGTGACGGAAACCGGATCCCCGCCCTCGGCCTCGGCACCTACGGCCTGAACGAGCAGCCGGGGGTCGAGGCGATCCTCTCGGCGATCGACGACGGCTACCGGCTCCTCGACACCGCCTACAACTACGGCAACGAGGACGTCGTGGGCGAGGCGATCGCCCGCACCCCGGTCGACCGCAGCGATCTCGTGATCACCACGAAGCTGCCCGGGCGTCAGCACGGCTACGACGAGGCGCTCGCGAGCTTCGAGGAGTCGCGCAGGCGGCTGGGGCTCGAGTGGGTCGACCTCTACCTCATCCACTGGCCGAATCCCAGCGTCGACAAGTATGTCGAGACCTGGCGCGCCATGATCACGCTCCGCGAGAAGGGCCTCGTGCGCTCGATCGGCGTCTCGAACTTCACCGAGGGGATGCTCGAACGGCTCGAGCGCGAGACGGGGCTCATGCCGGTGGTGAACCAGGTCGAGCTGCACCCGTACTTCCCGCAGGCGGCGTTGCGCGCCTTCCATGACGAGCACGGCATCCGCACCGAGAGCTGGAGCCCGCTGGCCAAGCGCAGCGAGCTGCTCGGCGAGCCGGTCATCACCGAGCTCGCGGCGCGGTACGGTGTGACGCCCGCCCAGATCGTGCTCCGCTGGCACGTCGAGCTCGAGGCGATCCCGATCCCGAAGTCCGCCGACCCCGAGCGGCGCAAGGCGAACCTCGACGTCTTCGGCTTCGGCCTGCAGCCCGAGGAGGTCGAGGCGATCTCCGCACTCGAACGAGGCCGCCTCTGGGGCGGCGACCCCGAGACGCACGAGGAGATGTGA
- the mmsB gene encoding multiple monosaccharide ABC transporter permease, with protein MTNPTPTQTPTGPTGESTAAGANINPVDNKFTAWLSHVLGDLGKNGIFIALIAVVVLFSILTDGILLRPQNISNLIVQNGYILVLAIGMVMVIIAGHIDLSVGSVAAFVGACSGVFAVQWGLPWWLAIILSLAIGALVGVWQGFWIAYVGIPAFIVTLAGMLIFRGLALVVLGNANIGSFPTEYRALGNGFLSNVFGEFELDPLTLGVGALAIIALVVQQVRTRRGRQKYGQDVEPMTWFITKLVLVSAAIAFFAYALASYKGIPITLIVLAVLVLVYGVVMNRTVFGRHIYAIGGNRHAAELSGIKTRRVDFWLFVNMGVLAALAGLIFTARLNLAGPKAGDGFELEAISAAFIGGAAVQGGVGTIGGAIIGGLIIGVLNNGMSIMGIGIEWQQAVKGLVLLLAVAFDVYNKRRSGGR; from the coding sequence ATGACGAATCCCACCCCGACCCAGACGCCCACGGGGCCGACCGGCGAGTCGACCGCCGCCGGTGCGAACATCAACCCGGTCGACAACAAGTTCACCGCGTGGCTCAGCCACGTGCTCGGCGACCTCGGCAAGAACGGCATCTTCATCGCGCTCATCGCGGTGGTCGTGCTGTTCTCGATCCTCACCGACGGCATCCTGCTTCGGCCGCAGAACATCTCGAACCTGATCGTGCAGAACGGGTACATCCTCGTGCTCGCGATCGGCATGGTGATGGTCATCATCGCCGGCCACATCGACCTGTCGGTGGGCTCGGTGGCGGCGTTCGTCGGCGCCTGCTCCGGCGTGTTCGCGGTGCAGTGGGGCCTGCCGTGGTGGCTCGCGATCATCCTCTCGCTCGCCATCGGCGCGCTCGTCGGCGTCTGGCAGGGCTTCTGGATCGCATACGTCGGCATTCCGGCGTTCATCGTGACGCTCGCGGGCATGCTCATCTTCCGCGGTCTCGCGCTCGTCGTGCTCGGCAACGCGAACATCGGCTCGTTCCCGACCGAGTACCGTGCGCTCGGCAACGGCTTCCTCTCGAACGTGTTCGGCGAGTTCGAGCTCGACCCGCTGACCCTCGGCGTCGGCGCGCTCGCGATCATCGCGCTCGTCGTGCAGCAGGTGCGCACCCGCCGCGGCCGCCAGAAGTACGGCCAGGACGTCGAGCCGATGACGTGGTTCATCACGAAGCTCGTCCTCGTCTCGGCCGCGATCGCCTTCTTCGCGTACGCGCTCGCCTCGTACAAGGGCATCCCGATCACGCTCATCGTGCTCGCCGTGCTCGTGCTCGTCTACGGCGTGGTGATGAACCGCACCGTGTTCGGCCGCCACATCTACGCCATCGGCGGCAACCGCCACGCGGCCGAGCTGTCGGGCATCAAGACCCGCCGGGTCGACTTCTGGCTGTTCGTCAACATGGGCGTGCTCGCCGCGCTCGCGGGCCTCATCTTCACCGCGCGTCTGAACCTCGCGGGTCCGAAGGCCGGCGACGGGTTCGAGCTCGAGGCCATCTCGGCCGCCTTCATCGGCGGCGCGGCGGTGCAGGGCGGCGTCGGCACGATCGGCGGCGCGATCATCGGTGGTCTGATCATCGGCGTGCTGAACAACGGCATGTCGATCATGGGCATCGGCATCGAGTGGCAGCAGGCCGTGAAGGGTCTGGTGCTGCTGCTCGCGGTCGCCTTCGACGTGTACAACAAGCGCCGCTCCGGCGGTCGCTGA
- a CDS encoding L-ribulose-5-phosphate 4-epimerase yields the protein MESTSEIEAAIAQVRADVAALHGELTRYGLVVWTGGNVSGRVPGAELFVIKPSGVSYDELAPENMILCDLDGNVVEGTPGAERSPSSDTAAHAYVYRNMPEVGGVVHTHSTYATAWAARGEEIPCVITAMADEFGGPIPVGPFAIIGDDSIGRGIVETLRGHRSRAVLMQNHGPFTIGASAKDAVKAAVMVEDVARTVHLAREAGPLIPIPQDSIDRLYDRYQNVYGQAGDARRAGPAGQSGEAPR from the coding sequence ATGGAGTCCACATCCGAGATCGAGGCGGCGATCGCGCAGGTGCGCGCGGACGTTGCGGCCCTGCATGGGGAGTTGACGCGGTATGGCCTGGTGGTGTGGACGGGTGGGAACGTGTCGGGTCGGGTGCCTGGTGCGGAGTTGTTCGTGATCAAGCCGTCTGGGGTGTCGTATGACGAGTTGGCGCCGGAGAACATGATCTTGTGCGATCTGGACGGGAACGTGGTCGAGGGCACGCCTGGGGCTGAGCGGTCGCCGTCGAGTGATACGGCGGCGCATGCGTATGTGTATCGGAACATGCCCGAGGTGGGGGGTGTGGTGCATACGCATTCGACGTATGCGACGGCGTGGGCGGCGCGGGGTGAGGAGATCCCGTGTGTGATCACGGCGATGGCGGATGAGTTCGGGGGTCCGATTCCGGTGGGGCCGTTCGCGATCATCGGTGATGATTCGATCGGTCGGGGGATCGTGGAGACGTTGCGGGGGCATCGGTCGCGGGCGGTGTTGATGCAAAATCACGGGCCGTTCACGATCGGGGCGAGTGCGAAGGATGCGGTCAAGGCTGCGGTGATGGTCGAGGATGTCGCGCGGACGGTGCATCTGGCGCGTGAGGCGGGGCCGTTGATCCCGATTCCGCAGGACTCGATCGATCGGTTGTACGACCGGTACCAGAACGTCTACGGCCAGGCCGGAGACGCACGACGGGCCGGCCCGGCCGGCCAGAGCGGAGAGGCGCCACGATGA